A region of uncultured Desulfobacter sp. DNA encodes the following proteins:
- a CDS encoding leishmanolysin-related zinc metalloendopeptidase, translating to MFRKFWRVFFISLFLMISSAPFVYATPFDIKFTLTDFTTEQESVFARAENYWESVISGYQAGIDIDSLNISAAMVELDGKGGTLGNGGPNLVIEQGGYFLATSGIINLDSDDYGTSSNWEFYDTVVHEIAHVIGFGTLWGSEKFPDNEVYDYKGEEENGTFRYTGAAALAAYRAEYDPDATYVPVENDGGPGTAGAHWEKDFFGDEMMTGWSLPQPAFVSRTTLASFVDIGYVLAEQNPVPEPATVFLFGLGLIGLSGLNRRKS from the coding sequence ATGTTTCGAAAGTTTTGGCGTGTTTTTTTTATTTCATTGTTTTTAATGATAAGTTCAGCACCATTTGTTTATGCGACTCCGTTTGATATTAAATTTACGCTCACAGACTTTACAACTGAGCAGGAGTCGGTATTTGCACGTGCTGAAAATTATTGGGAAAGCGTTATCAGCGGCTATCAGGCAGGTATCGATATTGACAGTCTCAACATATCCGCCGCAATGGTAGAGTTGGATGGTAAAGGCGGAACCCTTGGAAATGGTGGTCCAAATTTGGTTATCGAACAGGGAGGATACTTTTTAGCAACAAGCGGTATTATTAATCTTGACTCGGATGACTATGGTACGTCCTCGAATTGGGAGTTTTATGATACCGTTGTCCATGAAATCGCCCATGTAATTGGCTTCGGAACCCTTTGGGGGTCGGAGAAGTTTCCGGATAATGAGGTTTATGATTATAAAGGTGAGGAGGAAAATGGTACTTTTCGGTATACCGGTGCTGCGGCGCTGGCGGCTTACCGGGCTGAATACGATCCTGATGCCACATATGTTCCTGTTGAGAATGATGGCGGTCCTGGAACCGCTGGAGCACATTGGGAAAAGGATTTTTTCGGCGACGAGATGATGACAGGATGGTCCTTACCACAGCCTGCTTTTGTGAGCCGGACCACTCTGGCGTCTTTTGTTGATATCGGATATGTTCTTGCTGAACAAAATCCAGTGCCTGAACCTGCTACCGTTTTCCTTTTCGGTCTTGGCCTGATTGGGCTTTCAGGTCTTAACAGACGCAAAAGCTAA
- the hcp gene encoding hydroxylamine reductase, which translates to MFCFQCQETAKGTGCTVRGVCGKEEATANLQDLIIFHCKGISVLAKKGKELGIDRVEEAGRLITHALFTTITNANFDNIALIDCVKQLQAFKTDFKATFGDKLPENLHDAALYTNNDESGFQGKAKTVGILATENEDVRSLRETVVFGCKGISAYAHHAAMLGFENKIVYDQLIESMASVTEDLSVDDMVAMVLKTGENAVATMALLDEANTTTYGHPEISEVNIGVGTNPGILVSGHDLRDLQELLIQTEGKGIDIYTHSEMLPANYYPKLKEFGHLKGNYGSSWWHQNKDFETFNGAILMTTNCVIPVKKNNSYADRLFTTGAVGYPEAVHIADRKDGAAKDFSAVIEKAKQCKPPEEIETGKIVGGFGHNQVLALADKVIDAVKAGAIKRFVVMAGCDGRMKSRSYFTEVAEKLPKDAVILTAGCAKYRYNKLDLGDIGGIPRVLDAGQCNDSYSLVVIAMKLRDAFGLEHINDLPLSFDIGWYEQKAAAVLLALLSLGVKGIRLGPTLPAFISPTVLNVLVEKFDIKQTGDPDEDVAAMMAGN; encoded by the coding sequence ATGTTTTGCTTTCAGTGTCAGGAAACTGCCAAAGGAACAGGCTGTACGGTTCGAGGTGTCTGCGGAAAAGAAGAGGCCACGGCAAATCTTCAGGACCTGATCATTTTCCATTGCAAAGGGATTTCCGTTCTGGCAAAAAAAGGGAAAGAATTGGGGATTGACCGTGTTGAAGAAGCAGGACGGCTTATTACCCATGCCCTGTTTACAACTATTACCAATGCCAACTTTGATAACATCGCTCTCATTGATTGCGTTAAGCAGCTCCAGGCTTTTAAAACGGATTTTAAGGCGACATTTGGTGACAAACTTCCGGAAAACCTTCATGATGCTGCCCTTTACACTAATAATGATGAATCCGGGTTCCAGGGAAAGGCCAAAACAGTAGGCATCCTTGCCACAGAGAATGAAGATGTCCGGTCTTTGAGGGAAACAGTGGTTTTCGGTTGCAAGGGAATCAGCGCCTATGCCCACCATGCAGCCATGCTCGGATTTGAAAATAAGATCGTCTATGATCAATTGATAGAAAGCATGGCATCGGTTACAGAAGATCTTTCTGTCGACGATATGGTCGCCATGGTTTTGAAAACAGGAGAGAATGCGGTTGCCACCATGGCACTTCTGGACGAAGCAAATACCACCACATACGGGCATCCGGAAATATCGGAAGTCAATATCGGTGTCGGGACCAATCCTGGCATTCTCGTTTCAGGCCATGACCTCAGAGACCTTCAGGAACTGCTGATTCAAACTGAAGGCAAAGGAATCGATATATACACTCACAGTGAAATGCTGCCGGCCAACTACTATCCAAAACTAAAAGAATTCGGTCACCTGAAAGGCAACTACGGCAGTTCATGGTGGCATCAAAATAAGGATTTTGAGACCTTTAACGGTGCCATCCTGATGACCACCAACTGTGTAATACCTGTCAAGAAAAACAACTCTTATGCTGACCGCTTATTCACCACGGGCGCTGTCGGTTATCCTGAGGCTGTCCATATCGCTGACAGAAAAGATGGTGCTGCAAAAGACTTTTCAGCTGTAATTGAAAAGGCCAAACAATGTAAACCACCTGAGGAAATTGAGACGGGCAAAATTGTCGGGGGATTCGGCCACAACCAGGTCCTGGCCCTTGCCGACAAGGTGATTGATGCGGTCAAAGCCGGTGCGATCAAACGCTTTGTCGTGATGGCCGGATGCGACGGCAGAATGAAAAGCAGATCTTATTTTACCGAAGTTGCCGAAAAATTACCCAAGGATGCGGTTATTCTGACCGCAGGATGCGCAAAATATAGATATAATAAGCTTGACCTCGGAGATATCGGCGGCATCCCAAGAGTATTGGATGCAGGACAGTGTAACGATTCCTATTCACTTGTGGTGATTGCCATGAAGCTCCGGGATGCCTTTGGCCTGGAGCACATCAATGACCTGCCGCTGTCCTTTGATATCGGCTGGTATGAACAAAAAGCCGCAGCTGTTCTTTTGGCGCTGTTGTCTCTGGGGGTTAAGGGCATCAGACTTGGCCCAACTCTCCCTGCATTTATTTCACCCACTGTACTGAATGTACTGGTTGAAAAATTCGATATTAAACAAACCGGTGATCCGGATGAAGACGTTGCAGCTATGATGGCTGGAAACTAA
- a CDS encoding (Fe-S)-binding protein, with product MKADEAYQCGKCGLCLTSCPVYRATREETTAPRAKVHLIRNFAQDNLPASDRMQQKLQCCLMCGSCTNMCPGGVQHDILFMRMRQEMGELRGRSKEVKVAGAILPRENRLRLASKAARLGTGSLAQRIIGRMRIGNIPIENFPTPNATPFRDQVPEVVEPLGRAVGTVAYFTGCATNHIFERTGHACIKVLTRMGYRVLLPQKQGCCGLPLFFHGDIMQAEDTVLSNINALQSITCDAVLVDCATCGTALGHAYPQLMAELDLPDRPARRLAEKVWDVSEFVSENFDKLAPHLDPQKEKEIVTYHLPCHLKNHGKGKTMVEDLLKQLAHVDYQKASDWDSCCGGGGFFLNEYPEISKKIVEKKIKNAVSTGAQSWATGCPGCRVQLSGNLPPKGVLNVYHPMEIIARGLK from the coding sequence ATGAAAGCCGACGAAGCATATCAATGTGGCAAATGCGGTCTGTGCCTGACCTCCTGCCCGGTTTACAGAGCAACCCGCGAAGAGACCACAGCCCCCAGGGCAAAGGTCCATCTGATCAGAAATTTCGCCCAGGACAACCTGCCTGCCTCGGACCGCATGCAGCAGAAACTGCAGTGCTGCCTGATGTGCGGCTCCTGCACAAACATGTGCCCGGGCGGTGTACAGCACGATATCCTGTTCATGCGCATGCGCCAGGAGATGGGTGAACTGCGCGGCCGCTCAAAGGAAGTGAAGGTTGCAGGCGCGATTCTGCCCAGGGAAAACCGACTCAGGCTGGCTTCAAAGGCGGCACGTCTGGGAACCGGCAGCCTGGCCCAGCGTATCATCGGGCGTATGCGTATCGGAAACATTCCCATTGAGAACTTTCCCACGCCCAACGCAACGCCTTTTCGCGACCAGGTGCCCGAGGTTGTCGAACCTTTGGGCAGGGCTGTGGGCACGGTTGCCTATTTCACCGGGTGCGCCACCAACCATATCTTTGAACGCACCGGCCATGCCTGTATCAAGGTGCTGACACGCATGGGGTACAGGGTTCTGCTTCCCCAAAAACAGGGATGCTGCGGCCTGCCGCTTTTTTTCCACGGAGATATCATGCAGGCAGAAGATACGGTTTTATCCAACATCAATGCCCTGCAATCCATCACCTGTGACGCCGTACTCGTGGACTGCGCCACCTGTGGAACGGCCCTGGGTCATGCCTATCCCCAGTTGATGGCCGAGCTGGATCTGCCTGACCGGCCGGCCCGCCGGCTGGCCGAAAAGGTGTGGGATGTCAGCGAGTTTGTTTCTGAAAATTTCGATAAACTGGCCCCCCATCTGGACCCCCAAAAGGAAAAAGAGATTGTAACCTATCACCTGCCCTGTCACCTTAAAAACCACGGCAAAGGAAAAACCATGGTTGAGGATCTGCTCAAACAACTTGCCCACGTGGATTACCAAAAGGCCAGCGACTGGGATTCCTGCTGTGGCGGAGGCGGTTTCTTTTTGAATGAATACCCTGAAATCTCAAAAAAAATCGTGGAGAAGAAGATCAAAAACGCCGTCAGTACAGGCGCACAATCCTGGGCAACGGGCTGTCCGGGCTGCCGGGTGCAGTTGTCAGGCAACCTTCCCCCAAAAGGTGTGCTTAATGTGTACCATCCCATGGAAATCATTGCCCGGGGGCTCAAATAA
- a CDS encoding NapC/NirT family cytochrome c, translating to MKKMIKPVIFIFIGIVIAFPVFSLTYYTMARTSTPGFCASCHEIQPAFNAWKTSTHVNNAQGFVADCMDCHLPAPQDTVNFFYTKTIHGIKDIFVHFAYGTYDREKSREHAYATFKNAQCQKCHRNLLNIPDKRGAMLAHRTVLYPREGYEKKCVDCHRNLVHVDSEIYKYKQKQAPYRAMGIQDL from the coding sequence ATGAAAAAAATGATCAAACCTGTAATTTTTATTTTTATCGGTATTGTTATCGCTTTTCCTGTATTCAGCCTGACCTATTACACAATGGCGAGAACATCAACGCCTGGATTCTGCGCCTCCTGCCACGAGATCCAGCCTGCCTTTAACGCCTGGAAGACCTCTACCCATGTAAACAACGCCCAGGGATTTGTCGCCGATTGTATGGACTGTCACCTGCCTGCCCCGCAGGATACAGTGAATTTCTTCTACACAAAGACGATCCACGGCATCAAAGATATATTTGTTCATTTTGCCTATGGGACCTATGACAGAGAAAAGAGTCGTGAGCACGCCTATGCCACATTTAAAAATGCGCAATGCCAGAAATGTCATCGAAATCTTTTGAATATCCCGGATAAAAGGGGGGCTATGCTGGCCCACCGCACAGTTCTATATCCAAGAGAAGGATATGAAAAAAAATGTGTAGACTGCCATAGAAATCTAGTTCATGTGGACAGCGAAATTTATAAATACAAACAGAAACAGGCGCCATACAGAGCAATGGGAATTCAGGATTTATAA
- the cas3 gene encoding CRISPR-associated helicase Cas3' has protein sequence MNQDDKSIKKKFVAHHRSWDNDIQTVCEHLTGVASICKKLTAKIGLPEAGELLGLLHDIGKYSTDFQNYIKTETGLLNPDIDDANVDTKNLKGKIDHSTAGAQWIWQRFKKYGLQGKLVGQILAVCLASHHGGMIDCLRVEGENGFLKRIKKNNELTHLQTCLEAADLEIKESIEHIATENFLKQILKQVARIVSPPKKEPDRLKHFRLGFFTRFLFSCLIDADRIDSADFECLENQRFRKKKKIDWQIAINRLEEKLSGFNVGNRVDELRNKISRHCLETAPKEQGQYLLTVPTGGGKTFASMRFALHHAQKHQLDHIIYVIPYTSIIDQNAREIRNILEQVGDEYPWVLEHHSNLEPEKQTWQSKLSSENWDAPVIFTTMVQFLEALFGGGTRGPRRMHNLANSVIIFDEIQCLPINCIHLFCNGLNFLTNYARTTAVLCTATQPVLNCVDKDYGALDIPAENELAGDTVDLFRQLKRVNIENRTRSGGWTKEQIADLAVAQVQEKGNCLVIVNTKAWARQLYEMCAELIAHEDKNVVFHLSTSLCPAHRTEILDEIRQRLENKLPLLCISTQLIEAGVDVDFNSVIRFLAGLDSIAQAAGRCNRNGNHDISQVYIVNPDNESIDLLTDIKTGRDKAKRILEEQDHEDFLSPVSMDRYFSYYFYERADQMTYPLTAKQAGRQDTLLNLLSDNPLNVGREKDVQKATFSLQQSFKTAGKVFKSIDAPTQAIIVQYKEGKSIVADLCAAPEPAQAYSLLKKAQKYSVNLFPNVWDKLVKAQAVRPVQKGEEIYYLDEQYYSPKFGVSTEVINEMETPII, from the coding sequence ATGAACCAAGATGACAAATCTATCAAAAAAAAGTTTGTTGCTCATCACCGAAGCTGGGATAATGACATTCAAACAGTATGCGAGCATTTAACGGGTGTGGCATCTATCTGTAAAAAGCTCACTGCTAAAATCGGATTACCTGAGGCCGGAGAACTGCTTGGTCTGCTCCATGATATAGGTAAATACAGCACCGATTTTCAAAATTATATAAAAACGGAAACAGGCCTTCTTAATCCTGATATCGATGACGCCAATGTCGATACCAAAAATCTTAAAGGTAAAATTGATCATTCAACAGCAGGAGCACAGTGGATATGGCAGCGTTTTAAAAAATATGGACTCCAGGGCAAACTGGTTGGGCAAATTCTGGCGGTATGCCTGGCGTCCCATCATGGAGGGATGATTGATTGCCTGCGCGTGGAAGGTGAGAATGGTTTCTTGAAAAGAATCAAAAAAAATAATGAGTTGACTCATCTTCAAACATGCCTTGAAGCAGCAGATCTTGAAATCAAAGAGTCCATTGAACATATTGCAACAGAAAATTTTCTAAAACAAATTCTAAAGCAAGTTGCTCGTATCGTATCCCCCCCCAAAAAAGAGCCTGACCGTTTAAAACATTTCAGGCTTGGATTTTTCACCCGTTTTTTGTTCAGCTGCCTTATTGATGCAGACCGTATTGACAGCGCAGATTTTGAATGTCTTGAGAATCAAAGGTTTCGAAAGAAAAAGAAAATAGACTGGCAAATTGCCATAAATCGGCTGGAAGAAAAGCTTTCGGGTTTTAATGTTGGCAACCGGGTGGATGAATTGCGAAACAAAATTTCAAGACATTGTCTGGAAACGGCTCCTAAGGAACAAGGCCAATACTTATTGACTGTTCCGACCGGAGGCGGAAAAACATTTGCATCCATGCGGTTCGCCCTTCATCATGCCCAAAAGCATCAACTGGATCATATTATTTATGTTATTCCCTATACGTCCATCATTGACCAGAATGCCAGGGAAATCAGAAATATATTGGAGCAGGTTGGAGATGAATATCCCTGGGTACTTGAACACCACTCCAATCTTGAGCCTGAAAAGCAGACCTGGCAGTCCAAACTATCTTCTGAAAACTGGGACGCGCCTGTCATTTTCACCACAATGGTCCAATTTCTTGAGGCTTTATTCGGTGGCGGAACCAGAGGCCCCAGACGGATGCACAATCTGGCCAATTCAGTTATTATCTTTGATGAAATTCAATGCCTTCCCATTAACTGTATTCACCTATTTTGCAACGGACTTAACTTTTTAACAAATTATGCCCGAACTACAGCGGTGCTTTGTACGGCCACCCAACCGGTGCTTAACTGTGTTGACAAAGACTACGGTGCACTTGATATCCCTGCGGAAAATGAACTGGCGGGTGATACCGTTGATCTTTTTAGACAACTGAAAAGAGTAAACATTGAAAACAGAACCCGTTCTGGAGGCTGGACCAAAGAGCAGATTGCTGACCTGGCCGTCGCCCAGGTTCAGGAAAAAGGCAATTGCCTTGTCATTGTAAATACCAAGGCTTGGGCACGCCAACTGTATGAGATGTGTGCAGAACTAATCGCCCATGAAGATAAAAACGTTGTTTTTCACTTAAGCACAAGCCTTTGTCCCGCGCACCGGACTGAAATTCTGGATGAGATCAGACAGCGCCTGGAGAACAAACTTCCGTTGCTTTGTATCTCAACACAGCTCATTGAAGCAGGCGTTGATGTTGATTTTAATTCTGTAATCCGGTTTCTGGCGGGTCTTGACTCCATTGCCCAGGCCGCAGGCCGCTGCAACCGGAACGGTAATCATGACATTTCCCAGGTGTATATCGTCAACCCTGACAATGAATCCATTGATCTGCTGACCGATATAAAAACAGGAAGGGATAAGGCCAAACGGATTTTGGAAGAACAAGACCATGAAGATTTTTTAAGTCCGGTTTCAATGGACAGATATTTCTCTTACTATTTTTATGAACGGGCAGATCAGATGACATACCCCCTGACGGCAAAGCAGGCAGGAAGACAAGATACATTACTGAACCTGTTAAGCGATAACCCACTCAATGTCGGACGGGAAAAAGATGTTCAGAAAGCCACTTTCAGTTTACAGCAGTCTTTCAAAACAGCCGGCAAGGTATTTAAATCAATTGATGCACCGACCCAGGCAATAATTGTCCAATACAAAGAAGGGAAAAGTATTGTGGCAGATCTTTGTGCGGCACCAGAACCCGCCCAAGCATATTCACTACTAAAAAAGGCACAAAAATACAGCGTCAACCTGTTTCCCAATGTCTGGGATAAATTAGTCAAAGCCCAAGCCGTTCGCCCTGTTCAGAAAGGGGAAGAGATCTATTACTTAGACGAACAATATTACAGCCCAAAATTCGGCGTATCTACAGAAGTTATCAACGAAATGGAAACCCCTATTATTTGA
- a CDS encoding cupin, with the protein MKILKLTETNEFTPGAMKRFFLIDRSEYFKIINFNLDAGVTFPVHSHDLDGELSIQVLEGKGWFLGENDTKIPANEGDILISEIREPHGVMADTKMRIIVTIAPPI; encoded by the coding sequence ATGAAAATTTTAAAACTCACAGAAACCAACGAATTTACTCCTGGAGCGATGAAACGTTTTTTTCTGATTGATAGATCAGAATATTTCAAGATCATCAATTTCAACCTGGATGCAGGCGTAACATTTCCGGTGCATTCCCATGACCTGGATGGTGAATTATCTATCCAGGTCCTTGAGGGGAAAGGCTGGTTTTTAGGCGAAAATGACACAAAAATTCCGGCAAATGAAGGTGATATCCTGATTTCAGAGATCAGGGAACCTCACGGGGTTATGGCTGATACAAAGATGCGGATCATCGTTACGATTGCACCTCCAATTTGA
- a CDS encoding FAD-linked oxidase C-terminal domain-containing protein has translation MLTPKIKKSLKEIVGSKGFIDTPEDLLAYSYDAFVEEAIPELVLLPESTAQVAAIMTLANLEGIPVTARGAGTNISGASIAVNKGIVLSLTRMDKILEVSTPDRYCIVQPGVVNGDLQARLAQEGFFYPPDPGSYMASTIGGNVAQNAGGPRCLKYGVTVDYVLSLEVVLASGEVIRFGSRNVKDVTGYRLSSLFCGSEGTLGIVTEITLRVVPLPEATRTILAIYNDLDATAATVADIIGSGILPAALELMDKTVVNAVEDSAGIGLPRHAEGLLLIEVDGAEEAVEKQMRTIVDKARAHGAKEVIEARTAAERDNVWTARRSAYGVFARLAPDCIVEDATVPVSHVPDMIRHIRRIAERYKLRIGILAHAGDGNMHPLISTDTRDKEEWKRVEAANREIFELAMKYHGTLSGEHGIGLAKTDYLPMAIDDATRAFMARIKKCVDPKGILNPGKFV, from the coding sequence GTGTTAACCCCGAAAATAAAAAAAAGTCTGAAAGAGATTGTCGGGTCAAAGGGCTTCATTGACACCCCGGAAGACCTGCTGGCCTATTCCTATGATGCGTTTGTTGAAGAGGCTATCCCGGAGCTTGTGCTGCTGCCCGAATCCACGGCCCAGGTTGCGGCCATCATGACCCTGGCCAACCTAGAGGGCATTCCGGTTACAGCCCGGGGGGCCGGGACCAATATCAGCGGCGCCTCCATCGCTGTCAATAAAGGGATTGTTCTCTCCCTGACCCGGATGGACAAAATCCTTGAAGTGAGCACCCCTGACCGGTACTGCATTGTCCAGCCGGGGGTGGTCAACGGAGATCTGCAGGCCCGCCTTGCCCAAGAGGGTTTTTTCTATCCTCCTGATCCGGGCAGCTACATGGCCTCGACCATTGGCGGCAACGTTGCCCAGAATGCCGGGGGGCCCCGCTGCCTTAAGTACGGCGTGACCGTTGATTACGTTCTGAGCCTGGAAGTGGTGCTGGCCTCGGGGGAAGTGATCCGTTTTGGAAGCAGAAATGTAAAAGATGTCACCGGATACCGGCTTTCAAGTCTTTTTTGCGGCTCCGAAGGCACCCTGGGCATTGTGACTGAAATTACATTGAGGGTTGTGCCGTTACCCGAAGCCACACGCACCATACTTGCGATATACAATGATCTGGATGCCACAGCCGCCACGGTTGCCGACATTATTGGTTCCGGCATTCTGCCGGCAGCCCTGGAACTGATGGACAAAACCGTGGTCAATGCCGTGGAGGATTCTGCAGGTATCGGCCTTCCCCGCCATGCCGAGGGGCTTTTGCTCATTGAAGTGGATGGCGCTGAAGAGGCCGTGGAAAAGCAGATGCGCACCATTGTTGACAAAGCCCGGGCCCACGGCGCCAAGGAAGTCATTGAAGCACGCACGGCTGCCGAACGGGATAATGTCTGGACGGCCCGGCGCTCGGCATACGGGGTGTTTGCCCGCCTGGCACCCGATTGCATCGTAGAGGATGCCACCGTACCGGTCAGCCATGTACCGGACATGATCCGCCACATCCGGCGGATCGCGGAGCGCTATAAACTGCGCATCGGCATTCTGGCCCATGCCGGCGACGGCAACATGCACCCGCTGATCTCCACGGACACCCGGGACAAGGAAGAGTGGAAGCGGGTTGAGGCCGCCAACCGTGAAATTTTCGAGCTGGCCATGAAATATCACGGCACCCTGTCAGGAGAGCACGGCATTGGCCTTGCCAAAACAGACTACCTGCCCATGGCCATTGATGATGCCACCCGGGCCTTCATGGCCAGGATTAAAAAATGCGTCGACCCCAAGGGCATCCTTAATCCCGGAAAATTCGTATAG
- a CDS encoding PAS domain S-box protein — MNDGIMESLIEQNPDAIIFADIKGTIRVWNVTAERIFGFTKAQAIGSKLDIIVPQKLREAHWRGYKQAMEKGETKYIGKSLPTKSLHADGSVIYVELSFSIILDASKSVIGALSTARDITAKYKKERGGSKKLV; from the coding sequence ATGAATGACGGAATCATGGAGAGCCTTATAGAGCAAAATCCAGATGCAATAATATTTGCCGATATAAAAGGTACAATACGTGTGTGGAATGTGACGGCTGAACGTATTTTCGGATTTACCAAAGCGCAAGCAATCGGATCAAAATTAGACATCATTGTCCCACAAAAATTACGAGAGGCCCATTGGCGTGGATATAAACAAGCAATGGAAAAAGGGGAAACGAAATATATCGGCAAGTCCTTACCTACGAAATCTTTACATGCTGACGGATCTGTCATTTACGTTGAACTCAGCTTTTCTATTATTTTAGATGCCTCAAAGAGCGTAATTGGAGCGCTGTCAACCGCGAGAGACATTACCGCAAAATATAAAAAAGAACGGGGGGGATCAAAAAAGCTCGTCTAA
- a CDS encoding multiheme c-type cytochrome → MKKKVSVLLMGVFITGISASTVLCSDVQTNIPKSKSFRIERSMSPEAMACIECHKKQHPGIFSDWAASRHASANITCYDCHAAEAHDPDVSQSHFKEYEANDTKYGQKKYMVPVSAVVTPKDCSRCHPDEAMQYGKSKHANTLEIIWKIDPWLNDGMNSDFERINGCYHCHGTILSLKDKELDPATWPNVGVGRLNLDGSKGSCSSCHTRHRFSVMEARKPQACGQCHLGPDHPQIEIFTESKHGDMYDAFGDEYNWTAAPGSWSPGVDFRGPTCASCHMSGAGSVMTSHDVTERLSWELQAPLTVRPEDFKPLPAQTNWQEERTKMQEICMQCHGKRWTESHYSQMDQTIKEYNDVYFKPAKAKLDELYAKGLLDKTRFFDEPLEVEYYELWHHEGRRARMGAAMMAPDYSWWHGFYECKKRFNAFMEEANHLIETGKKSYKAENYPNATGNTTKPPEIFK, encoded by the coding sequence ATGAAGAAAAAAGTGAGTGTACTGCTAATGGGTGTATTTATAACCGGAATATCCGCATCCACAGTTTTATGTTCGGATGTCCAGACGAATATACCAAAATCAAAATCATTCAGGATTGAACGATCCATGTCACCCGAGGCCATGGCATGTATCGAATGCCATAAAAAGCAGCATCCGGGCATTTTCTCTGATTGGGCGGCCAGTCGTCATGCCAGTGCGAATATCACCTGTTACGACTGCCACGCTGCAGAAGCCCATGATCCGGATGTCAGTCAGTCCCATTTTAAAGAGTACGAAGCAAACGATACGAAATATGGGCAAAAAAAATACATGGTTCCGGTATCTGCGGTGGTTACCCCCAAGGACTGTTCCCGCTGCCATCCGGATGAAGCGATGCAATACGGCAAGAGTAAACATGCAAATACCCTTGAGATTATTTGGAAGATAGATCCCTGGCTTAACGATGGCATGAACAGTGATTTTGAGCGGATAAATGGTTGTTACCATTGCCATGGCACCATTCTAAGCTTAAAAGACAAAGAACTTGATCCGGCAACCTGGCCCAATGTTGGTGTGGGAAGGCTAAACCTTGACGGCAGTAAAGGCAGTTGCAGCAGTTGTCATACAAGGCATCGTTTTTCTGTTATGGAGGCCAGAAAGCCCCAGGCCTGCGGGCAATGCCACCTTGGTCCGGATCATCCCCAGATTGAAATTTTTACGGAATCAAAGCATGGCGACATGTACGATGCCTTTGGGGACGAGTACAACTGGACCGCAGCGCCAGGCTCCTGGAGTCCTGGTGTTGATTTCAGGGGGCCAACCTGCGCCTCATGCCATATGTCCGGTGCCGGCAGTGTAATGACATCACATGATGTCACTGAAAGATTGTCCTGGGAATTGCAAGCTCCATTGACAGTCAGGCCCGAAGACTTCAAACCGCTTCCGGCTCAGACAAACTGGCAGGAAGAACGGACTAAAATGCAGGAAATCTGTATGCAGTGTCACGGAAAAAGATGGACAGAATCCCATTACAGCCAGATGGATCAAACCATCAAAGAATATAACGACGTATATTTCAAACCGGCTAAAGCCAAACTCGACGAACTCTACGCAAAGGGCCTGCTCGACAAAACCCGTTTCTTTGATGAACCCCTTGAGGTGGAGTACTATGAACTATGGCACCACGAAGGGCGCCGGGCAAGAATGGGTGCTGCAATGATGGCCCCGGACTATTCATGGTGGCATGGATTTTATGAATGCAAAAAGCGCTTCAATGCGTTCATGGAGGAAGCCAACCACCTGATTGAAACCGGTAAAAAGTCTTACAAAGCAGAAAATTATCCAAACGCAACCGGCAATACGACAAAACCGCCTGAAATTTTCAAATAA